Proteins from a genomic interval of Procambarus clarkii isolate CNS0578487 chromosome 45, FALCON_Pclarkii_2.0, whole genome shotgun sequence:
- the LOC138350294 gene encoding AAC-rich mRNA clone AAC11 protein-like, with protein MKKNTDNVEKNTDNVEKNTDNVEKNADNVEKNTDNVEKNAVNVEKNAENMERNTDNVEKNTDNVEKNADNVEKNAENMEKNTENMEKNTENVERTIFSEELPGLPTDNLGRVETTHNVLGTVLGIVSMY; from the coding sequence atgaagaaaaacaccgATAATGTGGAGAAAAACACCGATAATGTGGAGAAAAACACAGATAATGTGGAGAAAAACGCCGATAATGTGGAGAAAAACACCGATAATGTGGAGAAAAACGCCGTTAATGTGGAGAAAAACGCCGAGAATATGGAGAGAAACACCGATAATGTGGAGAAAAACACCGATAATGTGGAGAAAAACGCCGATAATGTGGAGAAAAACGCCGAGAATATGGAGAAAAACACCGAGAATATGGAGAAAAACACCGAGAATGTAGAGAGAACCATATTCTCCGAAGAGCTCCCAGGCCTGCCAACAGACAATCTGGGTCGTGTGGAAACGACTCACAATGTATTAGGTACAGTATTGGGTATTGTATCAATGTATTAG
- the LOC123769748 gene encoding uncharacterized protein — translation MGDEEGTRKMLEGVNMKKEKDTKKEIGEEGEREGWKDSTETYSSTISCRVFLSSSSSRNTSSEGSSSTSNGSKTSSSSRRGAEVRSAHHRGQRRPPARWTDGDTVGGGWTLLPTPTTLLLLLVGAVLHASALTLLQDEWRARMLTFQGDGPASINTHLKYLGEVPDLRQLTICFRMHLLQARQEIVVISYAKENYDNELYVGFNYDKQEMMLTCCNHKWSLDVRVHVKLRVWSSFCAAMDLPGRTTEVVQDGHIQVGLVDTSGTAAALMVHGGGQLYIGQEQDTLGGGFNEFQSLRGSLVDLRVYDEILTTNQLKSYTSCQVLDNSSVPILDFSNIEQDYKVSNVEIEHVGSDLVCDQQEAFDLIFPEARLFQEGELLCRILGGTLKVPIDRQENTNLFTLAAPYAAGCSDGVGDTIWLGVKGNESGQYWQHFASRAPISYSNFEQNRGLPIEEPEVCVTFKGSRSILPFAYGNWVPRSCTVERCIACHFEELPFVRIRGLCGKSEFDRKYFLLQVNNTVVFIGAYYSLITKHLISKNNTHAGNFGYWQITRYDKSSVSAMLTMKSPTHYPTGLNQWSINNDVCGESDVTLRMTSCKDQQFSCDDGTCIRLHQRCNMEVNCPDGSDEVSCRFLVLPKGYNKMTPPPRRDRSTPVNVSLHVQMLSVRAFDLTGFNFVCELEVRIAWNDVRIKFHHLNEAEFLNTIHLTDDQKPWMPKVEFFGDAFTSSDVTERRSLLVAKRATEPLPDNDENLGEDEIFAGGDNPLVLIKKLTVTTSCQFDLISFPFDTQICKLGVVLLGMTKDYIALVPEANGVTYVGKRKLLEYYLKDEVMMPHDEANYSGQVVKLTFQNLSTFYITSTYVPTFIIVVIGYLVFFFPVDDFNERIMVALTALLVEAAFFTQTSASIPQTAYLKLVDIWFVYCIISLFLVVVTVAFLNWCKKCAPACVLGVGPYTSGARKVLAARRAALATSLNLLCRFLCPVLTALFLIFYLVMAALIDIPELNIQLNR, via the exons atgggagatgaagaagGGACTAGGAAGATGTTGGAAGGCGTGAATATGAAgaaagaaaaggacacaaagaAGGAAataggagaggaaggagagagagaaggatggaaAGACAGCACAGAAACGTACAGTAGTACCATAAGTTGTAGGGTTTTCttaagtagcagcagtagcaggaacACAAGTAGCGAAGGTAGTAGTAGCACAAGTAACGGTAGCAAGACAAGCAGCAGTAGCAGGAGAGGTGCAGAGGTGCGCAGTGCGCACCATCGAGGGCAGCGGAGGCCGCCCGCGCGGTGGACGGACGGAGACACAGTGGGCGGTGGGTGGACCTTACTCCCGACACCCACCACCCTACTGCTCCTCCTGGTGGGCGCTGTCCTGCACGCCTCCGCTCTCACCCTCCTTCAAG ATGAATGGAGAGCGAGGATGCTGACCTTCCAGGGAGATGGTCCTGCCAGCATCAACACCCATCTCAAGTACCTGGGAGAAGTACCCGACCTCCGCCAGCTCACCATCTGCTTCAGGATGCATCTCCTCCAGGCCCGTCAGGAGATCGTCGTTATCTCCTACGCCAAGGAGAACTATGACAATGAACTTTATGTCG GTTTCAACTACGATAAACAAGAGATGATGCTTACTTGCTGCAACCACAAGTGGTCCTTGGATGTGAGAGTTCATGTGAAGTTGAGGGTCTGGTCGTCTTTCTGCGCAGCTATGGATCTGCCTGGGCGCACAACCGAGGTGGTACAAGATGGCCATATCCAGGTGGGCCTCGTCGACACCTCTGGGACGGCAGCTGCCTTGATGGTCcacggtggagggcagctttacaTTGGCCAAGAGCAGGACACTCTTGGAGGAGGCTTCAACGAGTTCCAGAGCCTCCGAGGCTCTCTTGTTGATCTGCGAGTCTATGACGAGATTCTCACGACAAATCAGCTGAAGAGTTACACGTCCTGCCAGGTTCTAGACAATAGCTCCGTGCCCATCTTGGACTTTTCCAACATTGAACAAGATTACAAAGTGAGCAACGTGGAGATTGAGCATGTGGGTTCTGATCTGGTATGTGACCAACAGGAGGCCTTTGATCTTATTTTTCCAGAAGCTCGTCTCTTCCAAGAAGGGGAACTGCTTTGTCGTATTCTTGGAGGGACTCTCAAAGTACCGATTGATCGGCAAGAAAACACGAACCTGTTCACTCTGGCAGCACCTTATGCAGCTGGATGCAGTGACGGCGTTGGCGATACAATTTGGCTTGGAGTTAAAGGCAACGAAAGCGGGCAGTACTGGCAGCACTTTGCTTCTCGCGCTCCTATCTCTTACTCAAATTTCGAACAGAATCGTGGTCTACCTATTGAAGAACCAGAAGTGTGTGTTACCTTTAAAGGAAGTCGGAGTATACTCCCTTTCGCCTACGGAAATTGGGTACCCAGGTCGTGCACTGTGGAACGGTGCATAGCCTGCCATTTTGAAGAGCTACCTTTCGTCAGAATTAGGGGCCTCTGCGGGAAATCAGAATTTGATAGGAAGTATTTCCTCCTACAAGTTAACAACACAGTTGTTTTCATTGGCGCTTATTACTCCTTGATCACTAAACATCTTATTTCCAAGAACAACACTCACGCTGGAAACTTTGGGTATTGGCAGATTACTCGCTATGATAAGTCTTCAGTGTCGGCGATGCTCACCATGAAGTCCCCGACCCACTACCCCACCGGCCTCAATCAGTGGAGCATCAACAACGATGTGTGTGGAGAGAGTGATGTCACCCTAAGGATGACATCTTGCAAGGATCAACAGTTCTCCTGTGACGATGGAACCTGCATACGTTTACATCAGCGCTGCAACATGGAAGTCAACTGCCCAGATGGTTCAGATGAAGTCAGCTGCCGTTTTTTGGTTCTTCCCAAAGGATACAACAAAATGACGCCTCCGCCTAGAAGGGACCGATCTACTCCCGTCAATGTTTCCCTTCACGTTCAGATGCTGTCGGTGCGGGCCTTCGACCTCACAGGTTTCAACTTTGTCTGCGAGCTGGAAGTGCGCATCGCTTGGAATGACGTCCGAATCAAATTCCACCACCTGAACGAGGCCGAGTTTCTCAATACTATTCACCTCACCGATGATCAGAAACCATGGATGCCCAAGGTAGAGTTCTTCGGCGACGCCTTCACCTCCAGCGACGTGACTGAGCGCAGGTCGCTCCTGGTGGCTAAGAGAGCCACGGAGCCGCTGCCGGACAATGACGAAAACCTCGGGGAAG ACGAGATCTTCGCTGGAGGAGACAACCCGCTGGTGCTGATCAAAAAgctcactgtcaccacctcctgcCAGTTCGACCTAATTTCATTTCCCTTCGACACCCAGATCTGCAAGCTG ggggtggtgttgctggggatgACGAAGGACTACATCGCTCTCGTTCCTGAGGCCAACGGCGTCACCTACGTCGGGAAGCGGAAGCTGCTGGAGTACTACTTGAAGGATGAGGTGATGATGCCTCACGACGAg GCTAACTACAGCGGACAGGTGGTGAAGCTGACCTTCCAGAACCTGTCCACCTTCTACATCACCTCCACCTACGTCCCCACCTTCATCATCGTCGTCATCGGCTACCTCGTCTTCTTCTTCCCCGTCGACGACTTCAACGAGAGGATCATGGTCGCCCTCACGGCTCTGCTCGTAGAAGCTGCTTTTTTTACTCAG ACGAGCGCCAGCATCCCCCAGACTGCTTATCTCAAGCTGGTCGACATCTGGTTTGTTTACTGCATCATCAGTCTCTTCCTGGTGGTGGTCACCGTCGCCTTCCTCAACTGGTGCAAG AAGTGCGCCCCGGCCTGCGTGCTGGGCGTGGGCCCTTACACCAGCGGCGCCCGCAAGGTCTTGGCTGCCCGACGGGCGGCGCTGGCCACCTCTCTCAACCTCCTGTGCCGGTTCCTGTGTCCAGTCCTCACGGCGCTCTTCCTCATCTTCTACCTCGTCATGGCCGCCCTCATCGACATCCCTGAGTTGAATATACAGTTGAATCGATAA
- the LOC138350377 gene encoding uncharacterized protein, translating into PTNKKERIHQQEEEERTHQQEEEERTHQQEEEERTHQQEEEERTHQQEEEERTHQQEEEERAHQQEEEERTHQQEEEERTHQQEEEERTHQQEEEERTHQQEEEERAHQQEEEERAHQQEEEERAHQQEEEERTYQQEEKKNPPARRRREDPPARRRKEDPPARRREDPPGRRSREVPPARRRREDPTSKKKKKRGPTNQKKGGPTWKKKKRGPNSKKRKRGPTGKKKRGPTMVNRPQYPSRN; encoded by the coding sequence CCCACCAACAAAAAGGAGAGGATCCACcagcaagaagaagaagagagaaccCACcagcaagaagaagaagagaggaccCACcagcaagaagaagaagagaggaccCACcagcaagaagaagaagagagaaccCACcagcaagaagaagaagagaggaccCACcagcaagaagaagaagagagggcCCACcagcaagaagaagaagagaggaccCACcagcaagaagaagaagagaggaccCACcagcaagaagaagaagagagaaccCACcagcaagaagaagaagagaggaccCACcagcaagaagaagaagagagggcCCACcagcaagaagaagaagagagggcCCACcagcaagaagaagaagagagggcCCACcagcaagaagaagaagaaaggacCTACCAGCAAGAAGAAAAAAAGAACCCACcagcaagaagaagaagagaggaccCACCAGCAAGGAGAAGAAAAGAGGACCCACCAGCCAGAAGAAGAGAGGACCCACCAGGAAGAAGAAGTAGAGAGGTTCCACcagcaagaagaagaagagaggaccCCACcagcaagaagaagaagaagagaggaccCACCAACCAGAAGAAGGGAGGACCCAcctggaagaagaagaagagaggaccCAACAGCAAGAAGAGGAAGAGAGGACCCACCGGCAAGAAGAAGAGAGGACCCACCATGGTCAATAGGCCTCAATACCCCTCCAGAAACTGA